Proteins from a genomic interval of Luteibacter pinisoli:
- a CDS encoding TonB-dependent receptor: protein MNHDFKRTLLYSALLSVALAAGAAEAQDATTPANDKKKAQASDTPQTLEGITVTAAKREQDIQKVPISMTALTGEQLERQGVTSLVDLARIAPSLTVVSSGPGSNNLIIRGISSSAGSAATVGYYLDDVPIAASSNAALLSTRGVIDPSVFDIERVEVLRGPQGTIYCSSSMGGTVKYVTNQPDLDFVEARIKTDVSGTYHGGPNANVNGVLNIPLLKDKVALRVSAYYRDDDGYIDRYRISPTNYLEADPDSKKKDNVNTFKTYGALAALLIKPDDTLTITPSVIYQYSRLGSPFTYDKIPATLSDPYQVRDVNEANVQKSTISNLAIHKQFDAFELMSSSSYFTRDVNIRDDSSKVINYFFGLPSVYPTTMYGSYKNKEFTEEVRATSKFDGPVQAILGAFYHDVRAPLSSSIPYPDGFNQAFNTPFPDYSTIYAGARNATLHEYAVFGELSWNITDKLKASAGIRAFEVKQGFAQSGDGLLNGGPSTVHSSSKDYGSTPKFTLQYQVSPDNMVYATASEGYRPGGPNNPAPAALCGSEVEGLGLSQSQLNKYNPDTLWNYELGFKSSMLDRRLLIDASVYHIDWKHVQQQIVLGCGYNITANFGDAVSQGAELEMKFLPINSVTLSAGFSYNDAHLKNDVPGTSAKDGDRLVNVPRFTGSLAAEYRHRVNAQYDGFMRTDISYVGDSNFLYDRESPFYRRKGFATTNVRVGMEGRNGFDISLYATNLFDKHGETDLPVAISADLPTTRRVALNQPRTIGVTLQYQY, encoded by the coding sequence ATGAACCACGATTTCAAGCGCACGTTGCTCTATTCCGCCCTGTTGTCCGTGGCCTTGGCCGCAGGCGCCGCCGAGGCACAGGACGCGACCACGCCCGCCAACGATAAAAAGAAGGCGCAGGCGTCGGATACGCCCCAGACCCTCGAAGGCATCACGGTGACCGCCGCCAAGCGCGAGCAGGATATCCAGAAGGTGCCGATCAGCATGACCGCACTGACGGGCGAGCAGCTGGAGCGCCAGGGTGTAACCAGCCTGGTCGATCTCGCCCGTATCGCACCTTCTCTCACCGTCGTTTCGTCAGGCCCGGGTTCGAACAACCTGATCATCCGCGGTATCTCGTCCAGCGCCGGCTCCGCGGCGACGGTCGGCTACTACCTGGATGACGTGCCCATCGCGGCGTCCAGCAATGCCGCCCTGCTCTCCACGCGTGGCGTGATTGATCCGTCGGTGTTCGATATCGAGCGTGTCGAGGTGCTTCGCGGGCCCCAGGGCACGATCTACTGCTCCAGCTCCATGGGCGGCACGGTCAAGTACGTGACCAACCAGCCGGACCTGGACTTCGTCGAAGCCCGCATCAAGACCGATGTCTCCGGCACGTACCATGGCGGCCCAAACGCCAACGTCAATGGCGTGCTCAACATTCCGCTGCTCAAGGACAAGGTCGCCCTGCGCGTCTCTGCCTACTATCGCGATGACGACGGCTATATCGACCGCTACCGGATCTCGCCGACCAACTATCTCGAGGCGGACCCGGACAGCAAGAAGAAGGACAACGTCAACACGTTCAAGACGTATGGCGCACTTGCGGCACTGCTGATCAAGCCGGACGATACCCTGACGATCACGCCGAGCGTCATCTACCAGTACTCCAGGCTCGGCTCGCCGTTTACCTACGACAAGATCCCGGCGACGCTCAGCGACCCCTACCAAGTGCGCGATGTCAACGAAGCGAACGTGCAGAAGTCGACGATCTCGAACCTCGCCATCCACAAGCAGTTCGACGCGTTCGAACTGATGTCGTCATCCTCGTACTTCACGCGCGACGTCAACATCCGCGACGATAGCTCCAAGGTCATCAACTACTTCTTCGGCCTGCCCAGCGTCTACCCGACGACCATGTACGGAAGCTACAAGAACAAGGAGTTCACCGAGGAAGTGCGGGCCACCAGCAAGTTCGACGGGCCGGTGCAGGCGATCCTTGGCGCCTTCTACCACGATGTGCGTGCGCCGCTTTCCTCGTCCATCCCCTACCCCGACGGCTTCAACCAGGCCTTCAATACGCCGTTCCCTGATTACTCGACGATCTACGCCGGCGCGCGCAACGCCACCCTGCACGAGTATGCCGTGTTCGGTGAGCTGTCCTGGAACATCACCGATAAGCTGAAGGCCAGCGCCGGCATCCGTGCGTTCGAGGTGAAGCAGGGCTTCGCGCAGAGCGGCGACGGCCTCCTCAACGGCGGCCCGAGCACCGTACATAGCAGCTCGAAGGACTACGGCAGCACGCCGAAGTTCACGCTGCAGTACCAGGTCAGCCCGGACAACATGGTCTACGCCACGGCATCCGAAGGCTACCGTCCGGGCGGCCCGAATAACCCGGCGCCAGCGGCGCTGTGTGGCTCGGAGGTCGAAGGCCTTGGCCTCAGCCAGTCGCAGTTGAACAAGTACAACCCGGATACCCTGTGGAACTACGAGCTGGGCTTCAAGAGCTCGATGCTGGACCGGCGCCTGCTGATCGACGCGTCCGTGTATCACATCGACTGGAAGCACGTGCAGCAGCAGATCGTGCTGGGTTGCGGCTACAACATCACGGCTAACTTCGGCGATGCCGTCAGCCAGGGTGCGGAGCTGGAGATGAAGTTCCTGCCCATCAACTCGGTGACCCTGAGTGCCGGATTCAGCTACAACGACGCGCATCTGAAGAACGACGTGCCTGGCACCTCGGCGAAGGATGGCGACCGCCTCGTGAACGTTCCACGTTTTACCGGCTCACTCGCGGCCGAGTATCGCCACCGGGTCAACGCCCAGTACGACGGCTTCATGCGCACCGATATCAGCTACGTGGGTGATTCCAACTTCCTGTACGACCGGGAAAGCCCGTTCTACCGCCGCAAGGGCTTTGCCACCACCAACGTCCGCGTGGGCATGGAAGGCCGTAATGGCTTCGATATCTCGCTCTACGCCACCAACCTGTTCGACAAGCACGGCGAGACCGACCTTCCCGTCGCCATCTCGGCCGACCTGCCGACGACGCGCCGCGTGGCACTTAATCAGCCGCGTACGATTGGTGTGACCTTGCAGTATCAG